The following proteins come from a genomic window of Desulfocurvibacter africanus subsp. africanus DSM 2603:
- a CDS encoding CheR family methyltransferase — translation MSDSKQVSVRRDQSNSRQLSARDFARFSEFIHTECGIKMPPSKKTMLEARLQKRLRALALPDYSHYCAYFFSKEGMATELPHLLDVVTTNTTDFFREPNHFDLLSRNVLPRWLSRHQGRELAVWSAGCSTGEEPYSLAIVLSEFQLQQPEFRFSILATDISTRVLEHASRAVYAEDKLEKVPKPLHKLHFLRSKDRSRRLVRVAPEVRRLVSFQRLNFMEEFSFKNRMDIIFCRNVMIYFDRPTQERLLSKFCSHLHQGGHIFIGHSESLTGMQLPLRQLAPTVYERV, via the coding sequence ATGTCCGATAGCAAACAGGTATCTGTGAGAAGGGATCAGAGCAATTCTCGGCAACTCAGCGCCCGCGACTTCGCGCGTTTCAGCGAGTTCATACATACCGAATGCGGCATCAAGATGCCGCCGAGCAAGAAAACCATGCTCGAAGCCCGCTTGCAAAAACGATTACGGGCTTTGGCTTTGCCTGACTACTCTCACTACTGCGCCTACTTTTTTTCAAAGGAAGGCATGGCTACGGAGCTTCCGCATCTTCTTGACGTAGTGACCACAAACACCACGGACTTCTTTCGGGAGCCAAATCACTTTGATTTGCTTTCCAGGAATGTGCTTCCGCGTTGGTTGAGCCGCCATCAAGGCCGAGAGTTGGCCGTATGGAGCGCTGGCTGCTCCACGGGGGAAGAGCCATACTCCCTGGCCATCGTGTTAAGTGAATTCCAGCTTCAGCAACCGGAGTTCCGCTTTTCCATCCTTGCCACGGATATTTCCACACGGGTCCTGGAGCATGCCTCTCGGGCCGTCTATGCCGAGGATAAACTCGAAAAGGTGCCCAAGCCTTTACACAAGCTTCACTTCCTGCGCAGCAAGGACCGCAGCAGGCGCCTTGTGCGCGTGGCTCCCGAAGTGCGCCGGCTAGTCAGCTTTCAGCGGCTCAATTTCATGGAAGAGTTCTCATTCAAGAACAGGATGGACATCATCTTTTGCCGCAATGTCATGATCTACTTTGACCGGCCTACCCAGGAGCGCCTGCTAAGCAAATTTTGCTCCCACCTGCACCAAGGTGGCCATATTTTCATCGGCCACTCGGAAAGCCTAACGGGAATGCAATTGCCGCTTCGGCAGCTCGCGCCCACGGTCTACGAGCGCGTCTGA
- a CDS encoding protein-glutamate methylesterase/protein-glutamine glutaminase, whose translation MPLGSKIKVLVVDDSALVRQTLSEVLSEDPAIEVIGKAGDPFAAAKIMEEIAPDVITLDVEMPRMDGLTFLRKIMSQHPIPVVICSTLTEHGSETLMRALDYGAVEIIQKPKLGTRQFLEESKIRIRDAVKAAASVKLRKLTRPMEVSPKLSADAVLPGVRLNAPSQLQTTEKIVLVGASTGGTEALRIFLEAMPQDCPAIAIVQHMPEHFTTAFAKRLDTICSINVREAANNDTMLRGQALIAPGNKHMLVKRSGARYYVEVRDGPLVRRHRPSVDVLFRSGARYAGKNAVGVIMTGMGDDGAHGLLEMKQAGAFTVAQDEASSVVFGMPGEAIKLGAAYKVLSLERIAHEVVRFCSSS comes from the coding sequence ATGCCTTTAGGCTCCAAGATTAAGGTGCTTGTAGTCGACGATTCCGCGCTCGTGCGCCAGACTCTCTCCGAGGTGCTCTCCGAGGACCCGGCCATTGAGGTTATCGGCAAGGCCGGCGATCCATTCGCGGCGGCGAAAATCATGGAGGAAATAGCGCCCGACGTCATCACGTTGGATGTGGAAATGCCACGCATGGATGGGCTGACATTTCTACGTAAGATCATGAGCCAGCATCCCATTCCGGTAGTCATTTGCTCCACGCTCACGGAACATGGCTCCGAAACGCTCATGCGCGCCTTGGACTATGGCGCGGTGGAGATCATCCAGAAGCCCAAGCTTGGCACGCGCCAGTTTCTGGAAGAGTCCAAGATCCGTATACGCGATGCGGTAAAGGCAGCGGCTTCGGTCAAACTCAGGAAGCTTACCAGACCCATGGAGGTCTCCCCCAAGCTATCCGCCGACGCTGTTCTGCCGGGCGTAAGGCTGAATGCCCCGAGCCAGTTGCAGACCACGGAGAAGATCGTGCTCGTGGGCGCTAGCACCGGCGGCACGGAAGCCCTGCGCATATTCCTTGAGGCCATGCCACAGGACTGCCCGGCCATCGCCATTGTCCAGCACATGCCCGAGCATTTTACCACGGCTTTTGCCAAGCGCCTGGACACCATCTGCAGCATCAATGTGCGCGAGGCCGCCAACAATGACACCATGTTGCGGGGGCAAGCGCTGATCGCTCCCGGCAACAAGCACATGCTCGTCAAGCGTAGCGGAGCCCGCTATTACGTGGAAGTTCGGGATGGTCCACTGGTGCGCCGACATAGACCCTCCGTGGATGTGCTTTTTCGCTCCGGCGCACGTTACGCTGGAAAGAATGCTGTTGGCGTGATCATGACCGGCATGGGTGATGACGGTGCCCATGGCCTGCTGGAGATGAAACAGGCCGGAGCCTTCACCGTGGCCCAAGATGAAGCCTCCAGCGTGGTATTCGGCATGCCGGGCGAGGCTATCAAGCTGGGCGCGGCTTATAAAGTTCTCTCCCTGGAGCGCATCGCCCATGAAGTAGTACGATTCTGTTCTTCGTCTTAG